Proteins encoded within one genomic window of Sphingomonas sp. NBWT7:
- a CDS encoding acyl-CoA dehydrogenase family protein: MADAIRETTRRFALDRIEPIAARIDAEDAFARELWPEMGALGLHGITVEEADGGLGLGYLEHLIACEEISRSSASIGLSYGAHSNLCVNQIRRWASPEQKAKYLPKLISGEHVGSLAMSEAGAGSDVVSMKLRADRVDGGWRLNGTKFWITNAPEADTLVVYAKTTPDAGSRGITAFLIEKGFAGFSIGQRIDKVGMRGSPTAELVFDDCFVGDEQVMGPLNGGVQVLMSGLDYERVVLSGIQLGIMQACLDVVLPYVRERKQFGRPIGEFQLMQAKVADMYVALSSSRAYVYAVAKACDAGLTTRFDAAGCILLASENAVKVAGEAIQALGGAGYTKDWPVERYWRDAKLLDIGAGTNEVRRMLIGRELIGRNAASGE; encoded by the coding sequence ATGGCGGATGCGATCCGCGAGACGACGCGGCGCTTCGCGCTCGACCGGATCGAGCCGATCGCCGCGCGGATCGACGCGGAGGACGCCTTCGCGCGCGAGCTGTGGCCCGAAATGGGCGCGCTGGGGCTGCATGGCATCACCGTCGAAGAGGCGGACGGCGGGCTCGGGCTCGGCTATCTCGAACACCTCATTGCGTGTGAGGAGATCAGCCGGTCGTCCGCGTCGATCGGCCTTAGCTACGGCGCGCATTCCAACCTGTGCGTCAATCAGATCCGCCGCTGGGCCTCGCCCGAGCAGAAGGCGAAATATCTGCCCAAGCTGATCTCGGGCGAACATGTCGGCAGCCTCGCGATGTCGGAGGCGGGCGCCGGTTCGGACGTCGTGTCGATGAAGCTGCGCGCCGACAGGGTCGACGGCGGCTGGCGGCTCAACGGCACCAAATTCTGGATCACCAACGCGCCCGAAGCGGACACGCTGGTCGTCTATGCCAAGACCACGCCCGATGCGGGATCGCGCGGGATCACCGCGTTCCTGATCGAGAAGGGCTTCGCCGGCTTTTCGATCGGGCAGAGGATCGACAAGGTCGGCATGCGCGGATCGCCGACTGCCGAGCTGGTGTTCGACGATTGCTTCGTCGGCGACGAGCAGGTGATGGGGCCGCTCAACGGCGGTGTCCAGGTGCTGATGTCTGGCCTCGATTACGAGCGGGTGGTGCTGTCGGGCATCCAGCTGGGCATCATGCAGGCCTGCCTCGACGTCGTCCTGCCGTACGTGCGCGAGCGCAAGCAGTTCGGCCGCCCGATCGGCGAGTTTCAGCTGATGCAGGCCAAGGTCGCCGACATGTATGTCGCGCTCAGTTCGTCACGCGCCTATGTCTATGCCGTCGCCAAGGCGTGCGACGCAGGGCTGACGACGCGGTTCGACGCTGCCGGCTGCATTCTGCTCGCGTCGGAAAATGCGGTGAAGGTGGCGGGGGAGGCGATCCAGGCGCTCGGCGGCGCCGGCTATACCAAGGATTGGCCGGTCGAGCGCTACTGGCGCGACGCCAAGCTGCTCGACATCGGCGCGGGCACCAACGAGGTGCGGCGCATGCTGATCGGTCGCGAGCTGATCGGGCGCAACGCCGCAAGCGGGGAATGA
- the thyA gene encoding thymidylate synthase, which translates to MSSADDQYAAILRSIIDTGEERIDRTGVGTRSIFGASARFDLSDGTVPLLTSKRVSWKTAVKEMLWFLTGETNIRPLVAAKVGIWTDWPLARYRRETGEAISQAAFEQRIVDNADFAARWGDLGPVYGKQWRRWDDGRGETIDQIAEVIHLLRTNPSSRRILFHGWNVADLEGMALPPCHMVYQFHVRDGRVSCLLFQRSADQFLGTPFNWVGASALLMMIAQQADLAVGELIWHGGDVHLYLNHLEQAETLLGRAPRAAPTMRLVRHAASIDDYRIEDFVVDGYDPHPAIKADVAV; encoded by the coding sequence TTGTCCAGCGCCGACGACCAATATGCCGCGATTCTGCGGTCGATCATCGACACGGGAGAGGAGCGGATCGACCGCACGGGCGTCGGCACCCGATCGATCTTCGGCGCGTCGGCGCGATTCGATCTGTCGGACGGGACGGTGCCGCTGCTGACATCCAAGCGCGTGTCGTGGAAGACGGCGGTGAAAGAGATGCTCTGGTTCCTTACCGGAGAGACGAACATCCGGCCGCTGGTGGCGGCAAAGGTCGGCATCTGGACTGATTGGCCGCTCGCCCGCTACCGTCGCGAGACGGGCGAGGCGATCAGCCAGGCGGCGTTCGAGCAACGCATCGTCGACAACGCCGATTTCGCGGCGCGCTGGGGCGATCTGGGGCCGGTCTACGGCAAGCAGTGGCGCCGGTGGGACGATGGCCGCGGCGAGACGATCGACCAGATCGCTGAGGTAATCCACCTGCTGCGCACCAATCCGTCGAGCCGGCGGATCCTGTTTCACGGCTGGAACGTCGCGGACCTCGAGGGCATGGCGCTGCCGCCGTGCCACATGGTGTATCAGTTCCACGTGCGCGACGGGCGCGTGAGCTGCCTGCTGTTCCAGCGCAGCGCGGACCAGTTCCTCGGCACGCCGTTCAACTGGGTCGGTGCGAGCGCGCTGCTGATGATGATCGCGCAGCAGGCCGATCTCGCCGTCGGCGAGCTGATCTGGCACGGCGGCGACGTTCACCTGTACCTCAATCATCTCGAGCAGGCGGAGACGCTGCTCGGCCGCGCGCCGCGTGCCGCGCCGACGATGCGGCTGGTCCGACACGCGGCGTCGATCGATGACTATCGGATCGAGGATTTCGTGGTCGACGGCTATGATCCGCACCCTGCGATCAAGGCCGACGTCGCGGTTTAG
- a CDS encoding class I SAM-dependent methyltransferase, with protein sequence MPHAASPRATPRRVGTCSAGASALLVLLTACDGGAPLIKREPKEPGPFPVADRPVAHIVSARWSNEEARDRLNEAETVMARAAIRPGMTVADIGAGEGYYTIRLAQKVGDDGRVLAQDIVPATRDMLADRVARGRLDNVSVKLGAPADPKLPEASFDRVFMVHMYHEIEQPYEFLWRMRPSLRPDGLVVVVDANRRTADHGTPPALLRCEFAAVGYKMMTLTPMPSAGGYFATFRTEGRRPEPEQIRSCRLDTSQQPARAKTDAAARRQHEVIDQPNF encoded by the coding sequence GTGCCCCACGCCGCTTCCCCGCGTGCAACGCCCCGCCGCGTCGGCACGTGTTCGGCCGGGGCATCGGCACTCCTCGTCCTATTGACGGCGTGCGATGGCGGCGCGCCGCTGATCAAGCGCGAACCCAAAGAGCCGGGCCCGTTTCCCGTCGCCGACCGCCCCGTCGCGCATATCGTTTCCGCGCGCTGGTCGAACGAGGAGGCGCGCGATCGGTTGAACGAGGCGGAGACGGTGATGGCACGCGCCGCGATCCGGCCGGGCATGACGGTTGCCGACATCGGCGCTGGCGAGGGTTATTACACGATCCGCTTGGCGCAGAAGGTGGGTGATGACGGCCGCGTGCTGGCGCAGGATATCGTGCCGGCGACGCGCGACATGCTCGCCGATCGCGTGGCGCGAGGAAGGCTCGACAATGTCAGCGTGAAGCTCGGTGCACCGGCCGATCCGAAGCTGCCCGAGGCGAGTTTCGACCGTGTCTTCATGGTGCACATGTACCATGAGATCGAGCAGCCGTACGAGTTCCTGTGGCGGATGCGCCCCTCGCTGCGCCCCGACGGGCTGGTCGTGGTAGTCGATGCGAATCGACGCACGGCCGATCATGGCACGCCGCCCGCGCTGCTGCGCTGCGAGTTCGCGGCGGTCGGCTACAAGATGATGACGCTGACGCCGATGCCGTCGGCTGGGGGCTATTTCGCGACCTTCAGGACTGAGGGGCGGCGGCCTGAGCCCGAGCAGATCCGATCGTGCCGGCTCGACACATCACAGCAGCCCGCGCGCGCGAAAACTGACGCAGCCGCCCGGCGCCAGCACGAGGTGATCGACCAGCCGAATTTCTAG
- a CDS encoding JAB domain-containing protein, giving the protein MSITGLGQRRAMHGLAQPISAFLDELARHHVETAVFVFLDHGGDALGWHRQSSDHPEVVAVRIRSVVNRALALEAAQVVMAHNHPSGDPEPSAADLRFTRQLATVLDALEIRLVDHLVLAPGGCVSFRARGLL; this is encoded by the coding sequence GTGAGCATCACCGGTCTTGGGCAAAGGCGCGCGATGCACGGATTGGCGCAACCGATATCGGCATTTCTCGACGAGCTTGCCCGACACCACGTGGAGACCGCCGTCTTCGTGTTCCTCGATCATGGCGGCGACGCGCTCGGCTGGCATCGCCAATCGTCGGATCATCCCGAGGTCGTCGCCGTCCGCATCCGCTCGGTCGTCAACCGCGCGCTCGCGCTCGAGGCGGCGCAAGTCGTGATGGCGCACAACCACCCATCGGGCGATCCTGAGCCGTCCGCCGCCGACTTGCGCTTCACTCGGCAACTCGCCACCGTGCTCGACGCGCTAGAAATTCGGCTGGTCGATCACCTCGTGCTGGCGCCGGGCGGCTGCGTCAGTTTTCGCGCGCGCGGGCTGCTGTGA
- a CDS encoding penicillin-binding protein 1A, translated as MASTSPEPLKLRLRRIGGGIGNTAARLWARTWVKVLAGLAALGLVALGGFWFVVTRDLPSVEQLRTYEPPLPTNVRAIDGGPIYSYARERRVELSFNEYPPLLIRAFLAAEDKTFFEHHGVDYPGLAGAVFDYVSKLGSGRRARGGSTITQQVAKNLLIGNEYSPTRKMREAILAWRIEDTLTKPQILELYLNQIFLGRNAYGVEAAAHAYFDKELDELSLAQMAYIAILPKGPANYDPFRNTERALERRNWAIGEMERNGFITAAQRSEAQAQPIGAIVRRVPKFERIGGYFVEEVRRRLIDKFGESARDGPYSVYSGGLWVRTSLDRKVQDAAAEALRAGLLRYDRGRGFSGPLRHVEIADDRWQTALIDSNIMLDYEDWRAAIVISRDASEARIGFADGSEGSLPRWGAQIPLRGKGTPAFGTLKVGDIIAVAPSGGAFALRSVPKISGGFVVQEPQTGRILAMQGGFDASLQSFNRATQAMRQPGSTIKPIVYAAALERGMTPASIIVDGPFCVYQGARLGQKCFRNFGNSRGAGPHTMRWGVEQSRNLMTVRAAAQTGMTNVVRLMKAMDVGDYQPYLSYALGAGETTVTKMVNAYGVLANQGRWHAPTLIDFVQNRRGQVIWPENWRACDRCNMPNWDGKAMPRPSVRGKQVLDAMSAYQMVHIAEGVIQRGTATVLRDLNRPIFGKTGTNSGPKDVWFIGGTPQMVAGVYIGYDSPVNLGGYAQGGTLAAPIFKQWATKAYEGMEVLPFRAPAGIRMVRIDRASGRPVYGTFPTDSDPKAGVIWEAFKPQAEARRAPRRPTAAPTAAPTAAATKAKATDSDFLQREGGIY; from the coding sequence ATGGCGTCCACATCCCCCGAACCCCTGAAGCTCCGGCTGCGTCGTATCGGCGGCGGCATCGGTAACACCGCGGCCCGCCTGTGGGCGCGGACCTGGGTAAAGGTGCTTGCCGGACTTGCCGCGCTCGGCCTCGTTGCGCTGGGCGGTTTCTGGTTCGTCGTGACGCGCGATCTGCCGTCGGTAGAGCAATTGCGCACCTACGAGCCGCCGTTGCCCACCAACGTGCGCGCGATCGATGGCGGGCCGATCTATTCCTACGCGCGCGAGCGGCGCGTGGAATTGTCGTTCAACGAATATCCTCCGCTGCTCATCCGCGCCTTCCTGGCGGCGGAGGACAAGACCTTCTTCGAGCATCACGGCGTCGATTATCCGGGGCTCGCCGGCGCGGTGTTCGATTACGTGTCGAAGCTGGGCTCGGGCCGGCGCGCGCGCGGCGGCTCGACGATCACGCAGCAGGTGGCCAAGAACCTGCTGATCGGCAACGAATACTCCCCGACGCGCAAGATGCGCGAGGCGATCCTCGCGTGGCGGATCGAGGATACGCTCACCAAGCCGCAGATCCTGGAGCTCTATCTCAACCAGATCTTCCTCGGTCGGAACGCCTATGGCGTCGAGGCGGCGGCGCACGCCTATTTCGACAAGGAGCTCGACGAGCTCTCGCTCGCCCAGATGGCGTATATCGCGATCCTGCCGAAGGGCCCGGCCAATTACGATCCGTTCCGCAACACCGAACGCGCGCTCGAGCGACGCAACTGGGCGATCGGCGAGATGGAGCGCAACGGCTTCATCACCGCGGCGCAGCGGTCCGAGGCGCAGGCGCAGCCGATCGGCGCGATCGTGCGGCGGGTGCCCAAGTTCGAGCGGATCGGCGGCTATTTCGTCGAGGAAGTCCGCCGCCGGCTGATCGACAAGTTCGGGGAGAGCGCACGCGACGGGCCGTACAGCGTCTATTCGGGCGGGCTGTGGGTGCGCACCTCGCTCGATCGCAAGGTGCAGGACGCCGCCGCCGAGGCGCTGCGCGCGGGGCTGCTGCGTTACGATCGCGGGCGCGGCTTCTCCGGACCGCTGCGCCACGTCGAGATCGCCGACGATCGCTGGCAGACTGCGCTGATCGACAGCAACATCATGCTCGACTACGAGGACTGGCGCGCTGCGATCGTCATCTCGCGCGACGCGTCTGAGGCACGGATCGGTTTCGCCGACGGCAGCGAGGGTAGCCTGCCGCGCTGGGGCGCGCAGATTCCGCTGCGCGGCAAGGGCACGCCGGCGTTCGGGACGCTCAAGGTGGGCGATATCATCGCCGTCGCGCCGTCGGGCGGTGCCTTCGCGCTGCGATCGGTCCCCAAGATCTCCGGCGGCTTCGTCGTGCAGGAACCGCAAACCGGTCGCATCCTGGCGATGCAGGGCGGATTCGATGCGTCGCTTCAGTCGTTCAATCGCGCGACGCAGGCGATGCGGCAGCCGGGATCGACGATCAAGCCGATCGTCTACGCCGCGGCGCTCGAGCGCGGCATGACGCCCGCGTCAATCATCGTTGACGGGCCGTTCTGCGTCTATCAGGGCGCGCGGCTGGGGCAGAAATGCTTCCGCAACTTCGGCAATTCGCGCGGCGCGGGCCCGCACACGATGCGCTGGGGCGTCGAACAGTCGCGCAACCTGATGACGGTGCGCGCGGCGGCGCAGACGGGCATGACCAACGTCGTGCGGCTGATGAAGGCGATGGATGTCGGCGACTACCAGCCGTATCTGTCCTACGCGCTGGGTGCCGGCGAGACGACCGTCACCAAGATGGTCAATGCGTACGGCGTGCTCGCCAACCAGGGTCGCTGGCACGCGCCGACGCTGATCGATTTTGTGCAGAACCGGCGCGGGCAGGTGATCTGGCCGGAGAATTGGCGCGCATGCGATCGCTGCAACATGCCCAATTGGGACGGCAAGGCGATGCCGCGCCCGTCGGTGCGCGGCAAGCAGGTGCTCGACGCGATGTCGGCGTATCAGATGGTGCACATCGCCGAGGGTGTGATCCAGCGCGGCACCGCGACGGTGCTGCGCGATCTCAACCGGCCGATCTTCGGCAAGACCGGCACCAATTCGGGGCCGAAGGACGTGTGGTTCATCGGCGGCACGCCGCAGATGGTGGCGGGCGTCTACATTGGCTACGATTCGCCGGTGAACCTCGGCGGCTATGCGCAGGGCGGGACGCTGGCGGCGCCGATCTTCAAGCAATGGGCGACCAAGGCGTATGAGGGGATGGAGGTGCTGCCGTTCCGCGCGCCCGCCGGCATCCGCATGGTACGGATCGATCGCGCGAGCGGACGGCCCGTCTACGGCACCTTCCCGACTGACAGCGATCCCAAGGCCGGGGTGATCTGGGAAGCGTTCAAGCCGCAGGCGGAGGCGCGCCGCGCCCCGCGCCGCCCGACCGCGGCCCCCACCGCGGCGCCGACCGCGGCGGCCACCAAGGCAAAGGCCACGGATAGCGACTTCCTGCAGCGCGAAGGCGGCATCTACTGA
- the prfB gene encoding peptide chain release factor 2 produces the protein MRAEAHAHVETINEALALLRRSLDWDRALRRLDELNARVEDPTLWNDPKAAQDVMRERRRLDEAITAARSIQTEMADTAELIEMAEAEGDEEMASEGTAALAQLAERAQKDKVKALLSGEADHNDTYVEINAGAGGTESQDWAEMLQRMYTRWAERQGYKVELIDYHAGEQAGIKSATLLVKGENAYGYAKVESGVHRLVRISPYDSSARRHTSFSSVWVYPVIDDSIDIEVNDSELRIDTYRASGAGGQHINTTDSAVRITHLPTGIVVACQNQRSQHKNKAEAYNQLRARLYEHELRKREEEANAVNATKTDIGWGHQIRSYVLQPYQLVKDLRTGATSTSPGDVLDGDLDEFMAAALAQRVTGEAVDVEDVE, from the coding sequence ATGCGCGCCGAAGCGCACGCCCATGTCGAGACGATCAACGAGGCCCTCGCGCTGCTGCGGCGCAGCCTCGATTGGGATCGTGCGCTTCGGCGGCTCGACGAACTCAATGCGCGCGTCGAGGATCCGACGCTGTGGAACGATCCCAAGGCCGCGCAGGACGTGATGCGCGAGCGCCGCCGGCTGGACGAGGCGATCACCGCTGCGCGTAGCATCCAAACCGAAATGGCGGACACCGCCGAGCTGATCGAGATGGCCGAGGCCGAGGGCGACGAGGAGATGGCGTCCGAGGGGACCGCCGCGCTCGCGCAGCTCGCCGAGCGCGCGCAGAAGGACAAGGTCAAGGCGCTGCTGTCGGGGGAGGCGGATCACAACGACACCTATGTCGAGATCAACGCCGGCGCCGGCGGCACCGAGAGCCAGGACTGGGCCGAGATGCTGCAGCGGATGTACACGCGCTGGGCCGAGCGGCAGGGCTACAAGGTCGAACTGATCGATTATCACGCCGGCGAGCAGGCCGGGATCAAGTCCGCGACGCTGCTGGTGAAGGGCGAGAATGCCTATGGCTATGCCAAGGTCGAGAGCGGGGTGCACCGCCTCGTCCGGATCAGCCCCTACGACAGCTCCGCGCGCCGCCACACGAGCTTCTCGAGCGTGTGGGTCTATCCGGTGATCGACGATTCGATCGATATCGAGGTCAACGACAGCGAGCTGCGCATCGACACCTATCGCGCGTCGGGCGCCGGTGGGCAGCACATCAACACGACCGATTCGGCGGTGCGCATCACGCACTTGCCGACCGGCATCGTCGTCGCCTGCCAGAACCAGCGCTCGCAGCACAAGAACAAGGCGGAAGCGTACAACCAACTGCGCGCGCGGCTCTATGAGCATGAGCTGCGCAAGCGCGAGGAAGAGGCGAACGCCGTCAACGCCACCAAGACCGATATCGGATGGGGGCACCAGATCCGCTCCTACGTGCTCCAGCCGTATCAGTTGGTGAAGGACCTGCGCACCGGCGCCACTTCCACTTCGCCGGGTGACGTGCTCGACGGCGATCTCGACGAGTTCATGGCCGCCGCGCTGGCGCAGCGCGTGACGGGCGAAGCGGTCGACGTCGAGGACGTGGAGTAA
- a CDS encoding LysR family transcriptional regulator: MIDRYHLRYFLAVVDTGNFSRAAAACNVSQPTLSVGIAKLEKALGHPLFNRTNRRVALTQAGARLLDHARMIEGGFAAAERAVAGAAATRTVRIGVLSTISRRTIEAFLVDRLSRGDGDRVEIVEGQDRDLRGRLARGRIDVALLALRDADISAGASAIVSEGYSLALSITHPLAGRTIVAAEELANDAMIVRRHCELLSQTSRFFIARGVRPFFAARTTSDDKALAHVRAGLGITVMPNGFREPGIARVPLDTFDFVRALGLVFAPHHDAAVMARSSTITALIAAVAAIET; encoded by the coding sequence ATGATCGATCGCTACCACCTGCGCTATTTCCTCGCGGTGGTCGATACCGGCAATTTTTCGCGCGCGGCGGCGGCGTGCAACGTGTCGCAGCCTACCCTGTCAGTCGGCATCGCGAAGCTCGAGAAAGCGCTTGGCCATCCCCTGTTTAATCGCACCAATCGGCGGGTCGCGCTAACGCAGGCGGGCGCGCGGCTGCTCGACCACGCACGCATGATCGAGGGTGGCTTCGCGGCCGCCGAACGCGCCGTCGCTGGCGCCGCGGCGACGCGGACGGTGCGCATCGGTGTCCTATCGACGATCTCGCGCAGAACGATTGAGGCTTTCCTCGTCGATCGCCTATCGCGCGGCGACGGCGATCGCGTCGAAATCGTCGAGGGGCAGGATCGCGACCTGCGCGGGCGGCTGGCGCGCGGGCGGATCGACGTCGCGCTGCTGGCGCTGCGCGATGCCGACATTTCGGCAGGCGCGTCGGCGATCGTTAGCGAAGGCTATTCGCTCGCCCTCTCCATCACGCACCCGCTTGCCGGCCGCACGATCGTGGCGGCCGAGGAACTGGCGAACGACGCGATGATCGTGCGCCGCCATTGCGAACTCCTATCGCAGACGAGCCGCTTCTTCATCGCGCGCGGCGTCCGCCCGTTCTTCGCCGCGCGCACGACCAGCGACGACAAGGCGCTGGCGCACGTGCGCGCCGGGCTCGGCATCACCGTCATGCCCAACGGATTTCGCGAGCCCGGCATCGCCCGTGTACCGCTCGACACGTTCGACTTCGTGCGCGCGCTCGGATTGGTCTTCGCGCCGCACCACGACGCGGCGGTGATGGCGCGCAGCTCAACGATTACCGCGCTGATCGCGGCCGTTGCTGCGATCGAGACGTGA
- a CDS encoding N-acetylmuramoyl-L-alanine amidase, with product MAFRWTGGAPARHVRRVSVVAAILTGLLFGAPGWAATIERVEIGERQVRIHFDAAVRGASSFILDTPQRIAVDVEGAGPGRRSDGDGVITAVRQGWRGQDGARVVLDLAQPMIVESGAFEDDGRTLNLSLRDVSERRFNAASSASPLSFLPFRWGEARPKYKLSIPVPPARKSALPRVRGDESRPLVVIDAGHGGNDPGAINPETGLREKDVTLAIAKAIRDELISSGRARVALTRDDDRYILHRERFGVARRLRADLFISIHCDSVGTGDASGATAYTLSDVASDKEAARLASRENKSDIIAGVDLDESSDVSSILIDLTQRETMNASAGFARLLGREAKPLMPVKPNFHRMASLLVLKAPDMPSILFETGYISNPQDAAFLDSREGRQRIAESVRRAVEVYFARRLTQTASR from the coding sequence ATGGCTTTTCGCTGGACCGGGGGGGCACCCGCGCGGCATGTGCGCCGCGTGTCGGTCGTCGCCGCTATTCTGACGGGTCTGTTGTTCGGTGCCCCCGGCTGGGCAGCGACGATCGAACGCGTCGAGATCGGCGAGCGCCAGGTGCGCATCCATTTCGATGCCGCGGTGCGCGGCGCGTCGAGCTTCATTCTCGATACGCCGCAGCGGATCGCGGTGGACGTCGAGGGCGCGGGCCCGGGGCGTCGCAGCGACGGCGACGGCGTCATCACAGCTGTGCGGCAGGGCTGGCGCGGGCAGGACGGCGCGCGCGTCGTGCTCGATCTCGCGCAGCCGATGATCGTCGAGAGCGGCGCGTTCGAGGACGACGGGCGTACGCTCAACCTGTCGCTGCGCGACGTCAGCGAGCGCCGCTTCAACGCGGCGAGCAGCGCCTCGCCGCTCAGCTTCCTGCCGTTCCGCTGGGGCGAGGCGAGGCCCAAATACAAACTGTCGATTCCGGTGCCGCCGGCGCGCAAAAGCGCGCTGCCGCGCGTGCGCGGCGACGAGAGCCGGCCGCTGGTGGTGATTGATGCGGGCCACGGCGGCAACGATCCCGGCGCGATCAATCCCGAGACGGGCCTGCGCGAGAAGGACGTGACGCTGGCGATCGCCAAGGCGATCCGCGACGAGCTGATTTCATCTGGCCGTGCGCGCGTGGCGCTGACCCGCGACGACGACCGCTACATCCTGCACCGCGAGCGGTTCGGCGTAGCGCGGCGGCTGCGCGCGGATCTGTTCATCTCGATCCACTGCGACAGCGTAGGGACCGGCGACGCATCGGGTGCGACCGCCTACACCCTGTCCGACGTCGCGTCCGACAAGGAAGCCGCACGGCTCGCCTCGCGCGAGAACAAGTCGGACATCATCGCAGGCGTCGATCTCGACGAGAGTTCGGACGTGTCGTCGATTCTGATCGACCTGACGCAGCGCGAGACGATGAACGCGTCTGCCGGGTTCGCGCGGCTGCTCGGCCGCGAGGCGAAGCCGCTGATGCCGGTGAAGCCCAATTTCCACCGCATGGCGTCGCTGCTGGTTCTGAAAGCGCCCGACATGCCGTCGATCCTGTTCGAGACAGGCTATATCTCGAACCCGCAGGACGCGGCGTTCCTCGACAGCCGCGAGGGGCGGCAGCGGATCGCGGAGAGCGTGCGCCGTGCGGTGGAAGTGTATTTCGCGCGCCGGCTGACGCAGACGGCCTCGCGTTGA
- a CDS encoding carboxyl transferase domain-containing protein has product MTTIQTLVDTGSDTFAANAAHNRALADSLRETVARTALGGSEQHRARHVARGKLLPRDRVERLLDPGSPFLEIGALAANGMYGDAANADGAPGAGMIAGIGRVSGRECMIVANDPTVKGGAYFPLTVKKHLRAQEIARENRLPCIYLVDSGGANLPHQAEVFPDREHFGRIFFNQAHMSAEGIAQIACVMGSCTAGGAYVPAMSDETVIVRDQGTIFLAGPPLVKAATGEVISAEELGGAETHGRRSGVVDHVAENDAHALLIVRDIVATLNRPKAIDIEVAAPRPPKLNPQDLYGIVPQDVRAPYDVHEVIARIVDGSEMHEFKPLYGTTLVCGFARIWGMPVAILANNGVLFSESALKGAHFIELACQRRVPLLFLQNISGFMVGGKYEAEGIAKNGAKLVTAVATASVPKITVLIGGSFGAGNYGMCGRAYSPRFLFTWPNARISVMGGEQAASVLATVHRDAERWSADEAEAFKAPIRQKYEDEGNPYYATARLWDDGIIDPVQTRDVLGLAYSAVLNAPIPQTPKFGLFRM; this is encoded by the coding sequence ATGACCACGATCCAGACGCTCGTCGATACCGGTTCCGACACCTTTGCCGCCAACGCGGCGCACAACCGAGCGCTCGCCGATAGCCTGCGCGAAACGGTGGCGCGCACGGCGCTCGGCGGATCCGAGCAGCATCGTGCGCGTCACGTCGCGCGCGGCAAGCTGTTGCCGCGTGACCGTGTCGAGCGGCTGCTCGATCCCGGCTCGCCGTTCCTCGAGATCGGCGCACTCGCGGCGAACGGGATGTACGGCGACGCGGCGAACGCCGATGGCGCGCCGGGCGCGGGTATGATCGCAGGGATTGGCCGCGTGTCGGGCCGCGAGTGCATGATCGTCGCCAACGATCCGACGGTGAAGGGCGGGGCATACTTCCCGCTGACCGTGAAGAAGCACCTGCGCGCGCAGGAGATCGCGCGCGAGAACCGCCTGCCGTGCATCTACCTCGTCGATTCGGGCGGCGCCAACCTGCCGCACCAGGCGGAGGTGTTTCCCGATCGCGAGCATTTCGGCCGAATCTTTTTCAACCAGGCGCATATGTCGGCGGAGGGGATCGCACAGATCGCCTGCGTGATGGGCAGCTGCACCGCGGGCGGCGCCTATGTGCCCGCAATGTCTGACGAGACGGTGATCGTCCGCGATCAGGGCACGATCTTCCTCGCCGGGCCCCCGCTGGTGAAGGCGGCGACGGGCGAGGTGATTTCCGCCGAAGAGTTGGGCGGGGCGGAGACGCATGGGCGCCGGTCGGGTGTCGTCGATCACGTCGCCGAGAATGACGCGCACGCGCTGCTGATCGTGCGCGATATCGTCGCGACGCTCAATCGGCCGAAAGCGATCGACATCGAGGTCGCCGCGCCGCGCCCGCCCAAGCTGAACCCGCAGGATCTCTACGGCATCGTGCCGCAGGACGTGCGCGCGCCATACGACGTGCACGAGGTGATCGCACGGATCGTCGACGGGTCGGAGATGCACGAGTTCAAGCCGCTGTACGGCACGACGCTGGTGTGCGGCTTCGCGCGCATCTGGGGGATGCCGGTCGCGATCCTCGCCAACAACGGCGTGCTGTTCTCGGAAAGTGCGCTCAAGGGCGCGCATTTTATCGAACTCGCCTGCCAGCGCCGCGTGCCGCTGCTGTTTCTGCAGAACATCTCGGGCTTCATGGTCGGTGGCAAGTACGAGGCGGAAGGGATTGCGAAGAACGGCGCGAAGCTCGTTACGGCGGTGGCAACCGCGTCGGTGCCCAAGATCACGGTGCTGATCGGCGGCAGCTTCGGGGCGGGCAATTACGGCATGTGCGGGCGCGCCTACAGCCCGCGCTTCCTGTTCACCTGGCCCAATGCGCGCATCTCGGTGATGGGCGGGGAGCAGGCGGCGAGCGTGCTTGCGACGGTGCACCGCGATGCGGAGCGCTGGTCCGCCGACGAGGCGGAGGCGTTCAAGGCGCCGATCCGCCAGAAATACGAGGACGAGGGCAACCCGTACTATGCCACCGCGCGCCTCTGGGACGATGGTATCATCGATCCGGTGCAGACGCGCGACGTACTCGGCCTCGCCTATTCCGCGGTGCTCAACGCGCCGATCCCGCAAACGCCGAAGTTCGGCCTGTTCCGGATGTGA